In Paenibacillus stellifer, the DNA window CCGGTAACAGCTGTCGTGCCGAAGTAGACAGTACCTGCCGTACTTCCGAATCCGCGTCCGTCAATGGTGACCGTGTTGCCCGGTTTGCCCATGGTCGGACCGACATTAGCGATGGTCGGCGTAGTCTCGGAGGTGCTGTACTGCCATACCGCCGTTCCGCCAGCCGCAAGTGTGAAGTTGCTGACCGCGCCGCCGCTGACAGTAATGGAGTTACCGTTCAGCAGTCCTTTAAGGACATCCGAGTAGGTGCCCGCCGGGAGCGAGCTGAGCAGACCCGAGATCGGATAAGACGTCGTCGTGTTGCGGTTAATGGCGACCAGAGCGACGCTGCTGCCGAATTTCCGCTCATAAATGTATACATCATCGTTCACCCAGCGTTGGGTGGAAGTACCGTAAGCGATAGCCGGATTGGACTTCCGCAGCGGGGCAAGGGCCTTGATTACCTTGTAAGCCGTTGTTGTGTTGTCAAACGACGTCATCATCGCCCGGTTGTTCGGATCGCCGACACCGGTCATATACTGCTCCGTGCCGTAGTAGATCGCCGGAACCCCGCGAGAGGTCAACGTGAGCGCAAGCGCCTGCTCGGTCGGCCGGGTGCTGGCTCCTGCAGCCTGGAAGCGGTCCATATCATGATTGTCGATAAAGGTAACCATGTTATTGATGTAGTTATAGCTGGATGCAGTGCTGTTCAGGACGGTGTTCAGCTCAGGCATCGTTTCCGATTTATCCTTGAATACTTCCCGTACCTCCTGGGCGTACGCGAAGTCAAGCAGATTCATGCCGCTGTTGTTGGCGAAATTGACATTGTCCGAGCTGGTCTCGTCAGCGCCCAGGAACCATTCGCCGAAGGTGAAGACCGGATGGCTGCTGCTGTAGATCGAGGAGACGAAGCTCTTTTGCCAGCCGAACGGCATATGCTTCACCGCGTCAAACCGGATGCCGTCTACCCCCATACCGAGCCACAGCTGGATAGCATTCTTAAAGTAGGCGTCGATTGTGCTGTTGTTCTGATTAATGTCTGCAAGATCGTACAGATTTTTGTAGATACCACTTTCAATTGTGGAGAAATCGGTGCCGCCGTTGTGATGGAACAAGCCGTTCGGATCGCTGCCATATTTGGCGAGCAGTGTACCGTTATCGTAGAGAGCGCCGTTCTCCGCGAAGCTGGCGTCCGTCGATGAAGCCGGGCTTGTGTGATTCGGCGCAAAGTCGATGATCACCTTCAAATTATGAGCATGGGCCGTGTCAAGCAAGGTCTGAAAATCGGTGAAGCTGCCGAAGGCCGAATTGGTCTTCTTGAAATCCCGGGCCCAATAACCGTGGTAAGCGGTGTTGTTAACGCCGGAATAGTTGATGACGGAGGTGATATTCTCGACCGGCTGGGAAATCCAGATGGCCGTAACCCCCATGTCGGTCAGATAACCGTCATTGATCTTGTTGGTGATTCCCTTCCAGTCTCCTCCGAAGTAGAGCTTCAGATTGGAGTGATCGCTGCTGAATGCCGATCCTGTCGGGTTGTTAGATGAATCTCCATCTGAGAAGCGGTCGGTTACGATTTGATAAATGACATCCGTGCTGTAGTCCAGCTTGTTGCTCACACTGGTATCCGGAGACGCAAATGCAGGCAGTGCGGCAACCAGAGCCATACTAATGGATAGCGATAAAGTCGTCAACATCTTTGAATACGTTTTCATACATGACTCTCCTCTCAAATTTGATTTCCGGAAGACAAACGTTTGCATGAATCCGAGAGCTTTGCCGTCTTGTGAATTCCAGGACAAGGTTGTCCATTACGATCGTCCGGAATTTTCCAAGCCGCCGTGTTGCCCCTGCCCTTCATGAAAGGGCTAACTTGAAGCTTTTCTTACTAATTCCAAAGAAACCGGTTTCCTCCTACAAAATACCATTCCTTATTCAGACAAGTCAATACCTAATTTGGGGAAATATTGAAAAACGCGCCGCCTTTACGGCAGCGCGTCCTTCAGCTTATCCCCGGCTTCGCGAAGGGAATCAAATGTCCCCGCATCGCTCCACCATTCCTTGAGCACATCATAGCTTAGCTTGCGGTCTGCGGCATACAGGTTGTTGACATCCGTAATCTCCAGCTCCCCCCGTTGAGAGGGCGAGATGCGCTGGATAATGTCGAATACGGCCTCGTCATACATGTAAATGCCGGTCACGCAGTATTCGCTCTTCGGCTGCTTAGGCTTCTCTTCGATCCGCGCAATCCAGCCGGCATCCGAGCTGTCAAAGACCGGCACGCCATAACGGCGGGCGTCACTCACCGGCTTGAGCAGCACTTTGGCAGTTCCCTCAGGCTGGCGCAGATAGCCTTCCACATACGGTGCGAGATCCTCGGTGAACAGATTGTCGCCGAGCAGGACAACGAACCGTTCTCCTGACGGGATAAAGCCCTTCGCCAGCTCTAGAGCCTCAGCGATTCCGCCGGCCGCTTCCTGGATTTTGTAGGTCAGGGACACGCCGAAGGCGGCTCCGCTTCCCAGAAAATCCGTGTACATCCCGGCGGATTGTTTGCTGATAACCAGCAGAATGTCGGTGATCCCCGCCTTGCGCAGCCGGTCAATCCCGTAGCATATCATCGGATATCTGCCGACCGGAAGCAAATGCTTGTTCATGAGCCGGGTCAGCGGATATAGCCGCGTTCCGGTTCCGCCTGCCAAGATGACTCCTTTCATAAGCCATTCCTCCCTATCTATGATGCCGGGAACGACCGGCGGCGCCGTTAGATGAACAGCGCAGGGTCCAATCCCCACTTGTCGATATACCGTCTGCGGCCCTGCTCGATCAATTCCTGCCAGCCGCCGCTGTAGACCTCACGGAAGCTTGCGCTTCCCTCATGATGCACGAGACAATCTCCGGCGATCAGCATCCGGTAACTCTGAAGCCGTACGCGCAGGCAGAAATCATCATCTTCAAAATGTCCCGGGGAGAACCTTTCGTCCAGCAGCCCTACCCGGTCCAGCACTTCTCTCTTGAACAGCAGACATAATCCGACCAACCGGCGTGTCTCCCGCCATTTGGACGGGTCAGGCCGGTTCGCCTCCTCTGC includes these proteins:
- a CDS encoding alpha-amylase family glycosyl hydrolase, which translates into the protein MKTYSKMLTTLSLSISMALVAALPAFASPDTSVSNKLDYSTDVIYQIVTDRFSDGDSSNNPTGSAFSSDHSNLKLYFGGDWKGITNKINDGYLTDMGVTAIWISQPVENITSVINYSGVNNTAYHGYWARDFKKTNSAFGSFTDFQTLLDTAHAHNLKVIIDFAPNHTSPASSTDASFAENGALYDNGTLLAKYGSDPNGLFHHNGGTDFSTIESGIYKNLYDLADINQNNSTIDAYFKNAIQLWLGMGVDGIRFDAVKHMPFGWQKSFVSSIYSSSHPVFTFGEWFLGADETSSDNVNFANNSGMNLLDFAYAQEVREVFKDKSETMPELNTVLNSTASSYNYINNMVTFIDNHDMDRFQAAGASTRPTEQALALTLTSRGVPAIYYGTEQYMTGVGDPNNRAMMTSFDNTTTAYKVIKALAPLRKSNPAIAYGTSTQRWVNDDVYIYERKFGSSVALVAINRNTTTSYPISGLLSSLPAGTYSDVLKGLLNGNSITVSGGAVSNFTLAAGGTAVWQYSTSETTPTIANVGPTMGKPGNTVTIDGRGFGSTAGTVYFGTTAVTGSNIVSWEDSEIKVKIPSVAAGKTAVKVANASGTQSSAFNNFNVLTADQVTVRFKVNNATTALGTSVYLVGSAAELGSWSTANAIGPMYNVVEASYPTWYFDVSVPAGTALQFKFIKSNGTTVTWEGGSNHTYTSPTSGVGTISVDWQN
- a CDS encoding sugar phosphate nucleotidyltransferase: MKGVILAGGTGTRLYPLTRLMNKHLLPVGRYPMICYGIDRLRKAGITDILLVISKQSAGMYTDFLGSGAAFGVSLTYKIQEAAGGIAEALELAKGFIPSGERFVVLLGDNLFTEDLAPYVEGYLRQPEGTAKVLLKPVSDARRYGVPVFDSSDAGWIARIEEKPKQPKSEYCVTGIYMYDEAVFDIIQRISPSQRGELEITDVNNLYAADRKLSYDVLKEWWSDAGTFDSLREAGDKLKDALP